Proteins from a single region of Platichthys flesus chromosome 16, fPlaFle2.1, whole genome shotgun sequence:
- the si:dkey-89b17.4 gene encoding zinc finger protein 729: MAMHDMSRAKGYPCKECDMVCPSTPSLLEHMKAHYQQEETGRFECEQCGRIYKHAASLANHKKSHEVGSFQCPVCTRTLPNAVALKNHLRIHTLSPSSAHTEEESEEVPEDTGHDERDYGLAQDLSDGFGRSHLNNSGMGHSVLQSHETEEHGKKGSPESDDAWDRPFKCDQCDRTYRHHGSLVNHKKCHQQGTFKCSVCFKQFSNLAALNSHERTHSKFKTPGASMVSSSGSGSSGSQSSQSEDTASCFCHLCQVALPNKADFQEHILLHNTASPIGLPRSFPGIMPHNLSAVRSPAYTPALGDPLPLPPLPTEKRGPYDPIMGPPVNNPIYTCAYCGAGHPDLETLKVHYLTHDPHPASHGQDGSILNSDTLSSGSQGSVSSPSGGRVPQAHSPDDGERRFKCGECGKSYRHAGSLVNHKRCHQTGHYQCTICCKQYPHLAALHSHLRSHKGRSSNQPINNDSNDWLSPEPLTLDSQQSYVQEGSGATTPISLPGNLGDAAHFVPDGGHSSGLDSLEFHDRFDGSSLSQSNSAHRQADRHVCADCGEMYGDVSGIKSHMCPRHGQQPQQQGNMSNGFIGNMNYHSSSGTSLPAGSSSNLKEGGSQRQFSQSGGKRMGNSDKGDEDDGEVYQCSVCGNHYASLRALRSHLRSHANNPTGPGPSNLEQDWRMICSTCGQSFSRKQDLLNHQLVHGPQRQDGQQQSIASSSANGNDKMDGRNHICVDCGMFFADRHHLITHLCPGKNRASSLSKQGLNGAKGMSGGDGVGGGVAGGSRDVGGDGRRPMVDQSDKPHKCDQCGRGYRHPCSLLNHKKSHKTGVFRCLVCQKRYYNLLALKNHQRTHFDLKRHKCEECGKAFKIQKQLINHLRLHEEHRAKGLVRTGPNGSRFQQAGPSQMQTMRGESSKGQVMGVKYNHQGFKKPYSSAGTSRPQKFDPSESGRRPFACEECGKTYRHAGSLANHKNLHKIGEYHCNVCNSTYPNRLAMKNHLRLHFAQKKHNCQECGKGFRTQRQLATHSTAGLCKGPQGPGAQMDFECDGCCEGFATADELAAHDCPAQHLPSSSSTNSSTNISMERSSVDLDSDERPYACDLCSCAYKHASSLLNHKHTHKTGNFRCNFCDKPYTNYMALRNHMRIHTQRKKHICHTCGKAFRLARFLRNHQKVHEEGATPFGCPSCGKSFQGRSGLARHRCGENQVGMEVRRKATAPTGEGEECRYTCDQCGRSYRHASSLLNHKNTHTVGIYHCAVCLKTYSNLLALKNHRRIHSETRRHRCHDCGKAFRVSSQLYNHRRVHQKQRELTCRSCQRAFPTQSSFRLHMEITHGQTPQPRQPRAQQPRPGGSQELGWGSGLDITLMQEQGLNPSSVAKARSRGGSSEVIKSHVCGQCGRSYRHASSLLNHKNSHKTGTYFCNSCQKEFPNLMSLKNHRRIHTEPKRYQCPDCGKSFRVSTQLICHRRIHTKEKPFSCQHCDKHFSSKSNLRHHMKVHWSGSTAPPPRAMGAPNFLDLSPVMSPSGSRSFPCGQCGRSYRHASSLLNHKNSHKTGTYSCNSCQKEFPNLMSLKNHRRIHTEPKRYQCPDCGKSFRVSTALVCHRRLHTKEKPFSCQHCDKRFSSRSNLRHHMKVHWGGLPLSRGTSSAFLTVPSRSFQI, translated from the exons ATGGCAATGCATGATATGAGTCGTGCCAAGGGATACCCCTGTAAAGAATGTGATATGGTTTGCCCGAGTACTCCAAGTCTTCTAGAACATATGAAAGCACATTATCAGCAAGAAGAGACTGGACGTTTTGAGTGTGAACAGTGTGGCCGAATTTACAAGCACGCAGCTAGCTTAGCTAATCACAAAAAGTCTCACGAAGTGGGTTCCTTCCAGTGCCCTGTTTGTACTCGTACCCTACCCAACGCTGTAGCTTTGAAGAACCACCTTCGTATCCACACATTGTCTCCCAGTAGCGcgcacacagaggaagagagcgaaGAAGTACCTGAAGACACAGGCCACGACGAGAGGGACTACGGCCTCGCCCAGGACCTCTCCGACGGGTTTGGCCGCTCCCATTTGAATAATAGTGGAATGGGACATAGTGTCCTACAAAGCCACGAGACAGAGGAACACGGGAAAAAAGGCTCCCCTGAATCCGACGACGCTTGGGACAGACCGTTCAAGTGCGATCAGTGTGACAGAACCTACCGGCATCACGGTAGTCTGGTGAACCACAAGAAGTGTCACCAACAAGGAACTTTTAagtgctctgtgtgtttcaaaCAATTCAGCAACCTGGCTGCCCTAAACAGCCACGAGAGAACTCACTCGAAGTTCAAGACTCCCGGGGCATCAATGGTGAGCAGCAGTGGTAGTGGCAGTAGCGGCAGTCAGTCATCCCAGAGCGAGGACACCGCCTCGTGTTTCTGCCACCTCTGCCAGGTAGCCCTGCCAAATAAAGCTGATTTTCAGGAGCACAtcctgctgcacaacacagCCTCCCCCATCGGCCTGCCCCGCAGTTTCCCAGGCATCATGCCTCACAATCTGAgtgcagttcgatccccagcaTACACACCAGCCCTGGGGGACCCTTTGCCTCTGCCGCCCCTGCCCACTGAGAAAAGAGGTCCCTATGACCCTATCATGGGCCCTCCAGTCAACAATCCCATCTACACGTGTGCATACTGTGGGGCAGGACACCCAGATCTGGAGACCTTGAAAGTCCACTATTTAACCCATGATCCCCACCCTGCTTCCCATGGTCAGGATGGATCCATCCTCAACTCTGACACACTAAGTTCTGGATCACAGGGCTCAGTATCTTCTCCATCTGGAGGCCGTGTACCCCAGGCCCATTCTCCAGATGATGGAGAGCGCCGCTTTAAGTGTGGGGAGTGTGGAAAAAGTTACCGGCATGCAGGAAGCCTCGTGAACCACAAACGTTGCCATCAGACAGGCCACTACCAGTGCACCATCTGCTGTAAGCAGTACCCTCACCTGGCAGCACTACACAGTCACCTACGAAGCCACAAGGGACGTTCCTCAAACCAGCCTATTAATAACGACAGCAATGACTGGCTATCTCCAGAGCCACTAACTCTGGACTCCCAGCAGAGCTATGTCCAGGAAGGCAGTGGTGCCACCACTCCAATCTCACTGCCAGGGAATCTCGGTGATGCTGCCCACTTTGTACCAGATGGTGGTCACAGCAGTGGGTTGGACTCTCTTGAGTTTCATGATCGTTTTGATGGCAGCTCACTTTCCCAGAGCAACTCAGCGCACCGTCAGGCTGACCGACATGTGTGTGCTGACTGTGGTGAGATGTATGGAGATGTATCAGGCATCAAGTCACACATGTGTCCCCGCCATGGCCAGCAGCCACAGCAACAAGGCAACATGTCCAATGGTTTCATAGGGAACATGAACTATCACAGCTCAAGTGGAACCTCATTGCCCGCTGGAAGTTCCAGTAACTTGAAAGAAGGCGGCAGCCAACGACAGTTCTCCCAAAGCGGAGGAAAGAGAATGGGGAACAGTGACAAAGGTGACGAGGATGATGGTGAAGTGTATCAGTGCTCTGTGTGCGGCAACCACTATGCCAGCCTCAGAGCCCTTAGGAGCCACTTGCGTAGCCACGCCAACAACCCAACAGGACCAGGACCTTCCAACCTGGAACAGGATTGGAGAATGATCTGCTCTACCTGTGGCCAGAGCTTCTCCAGGAAGCAGGACCTCCTGAATCACCAGTTGGTCCATGGCCCCCAAAGGCAAGATGGTCAGCAACAGAGTATTGCAAGCAGCTCAGCTAATGGCAATGACAAGATGGATGGGCGCAACCACATTTGTGTTGACTGTGGCATGTTTTTCGCTGACCGCCACCACCTAATCACCCACCTTTGTCCTGGTAAGAATCGGGCCAGTTCACTGAGCAAGCAGGGCCTGAACGGAGCCAAAGGGATGTCTGGAGGAgatggtgttggtggtggggtTGCTGGAGGCAGCCGTGATGTTGGTGGTGATGGACGCAGGCCTATGGTTGACCAAAGTGACAAGCCCCACAAGTGTGACCAGTGTGGACGAGGATACAGACACCCCTGCTCACTCCTCAACCACAAGAAGTCACATAAAACTGGCGTTTTTCGCTGCTTGGTTTGTCAGAAACGTTACTACAATCTGCTGGCTCTCAAGAATCACCAAAGGACCCACTTTGACCTGAAAAG GCACAAGTGTGAAGAATGTGGTAAGGCTTTCAAGATCCAAAAGCAGCTGATAAACCACCTCCGGCTCCACGAGGAGCATCGGGCCAAAGGTCTCGTCCGGACTGGCCCAAACGGTTCCCGCTTCCAGCAGGCTGGCCCATCTCAAATGCAGACTATGAGAGGAGAGTCATCGAAGGGCCAGGTAATGGGTGTCAAATACAACCATCAAGGGTTCAAGAAACCCTACTCTTCAGCTGGAACTTCCAGACCTCAGAAGTTTGACCCTTCTGAAAGTGGACGGCGGCCTTTTGCCTGTGAAGAATGTGGAAAGACATACCGACATGCAGGCAGTCTAGCCAATCACAAGAACCTTCACAAAATTGGAGAGTACCACTGCAATGTTTGCAACTCTACGTACCCCAACAGGCTAGCAATGAAAAACCACCTACGTCTCCACTTTGCCCAGAAGAAACATAACTGCCAAGAGTGTGGGAAGGGCTTCCGCACTCAGAGACAGCTAGCTACCCACTCTACAGCTGGCCTGTGCAAAGGCCCGCAGGGCCCTGGGGCCCAGATGGATTTTGAGTGCGATGGCTGCTGTGAAGGCTTTGCTACGGCTGATGAGCTTGCCGCCCATGACTGCCCAGCCCAGCACCTGccttcgtcctcctccaccaacaGCTCCACCAACATCAGCATGGAGAGAAGTTCTGTTGACCTGGACTCTGATGAGAGACCCTACGCCTGTGACCTGTGCAGTTGCGCCTACAAACATGCAAGCTCCCTGCTGAACCACAAGCACACCCACAAGACAGGCAACTTCCGGTGCAATTTCTGCGACAAGCCCTACACTAATTACATGGCGCTGCGGAACCACATGCGCATCCACACACAACGGAAGAAGCACATCTGCCACACATGTGGGAAAGCCTTCCGGCTGGCCAGGTTCCTCCGCAACCATCAGAAAGTCCACGAGGAGGGTGCTACCCCCTTTGGCTGCCCCAGCTGTGGGAAGAGTTTCCAGGGAAGGTCCGGTCTGGCCAGGCATCGCTGCGGGGAGAATCAGGTAGGCATGGAAGTCAGGAGGAAGGCCACTGCACCCACGGGAGAGGGCGAAGAATGTCGGTACAC ATGTGATCAATGTGGCCGCTCCTACCGCCATGCCAGCTCCCTCCTCAACCACAAGAACACCCACACCGTCGGCATCTACCACTGCGCTGTGTGCCTCAAGACCTATTCCAACCTGCTTGCCCTGAAAAACCACCGCCGTATCCACTCGGAGACACGGCGCCACCGTTGCCATGATTGTGGCAAGGCCTTTCGTGTTTCCTCCCAGCTCTACAACCACCGCCGAGTCCACCAGAAGCAGCGGGAACTGACATGCCGGTCCTGCCAACGAGCCTTTCCTACACAGTCCAGCTTCAGACTCCACATGGAGATCACCCATGGCCAGACACCACAGCCCCGCCAGCCCAGAGCCCAGCAGCCCCGACCAGGGGGCTCCCAGGAGTTGGGCTGGGGGTCAGGCCTGGACATCACCTTGATGCAAGAGCAAGGACTCAACCCAAGCAGCGTCGCCAAAGCCCGCAGTCGTGGGGGCAGCAGTGAGGTCATTAAGTCCCATGTCTGTGGTCAGTGTGGGCGGTCTTACCGCCACGCCAGCTCCCTCCTCAACCACAAGAACAGTCACAAGACTGGCACCTACTTCTGCAACTCCTGCCAGAAAGAGTTCCCCAACCTGATGTCCCTCAAAAACCACCGCCGGATTCACACAGAGCCCAAACGCTACCAGTGCCCGGACTGCGGCAAGTCCTTCCGTGTGTCCACACAACTCATCTGCCACCGCCGCATTCACACCAAGGAAAAGCCGTTCTCCTGCCAGCACTGTGATAAGCACTTCTCCTCCAAGTCCAACCTGAGGCACCACATGAAGGTGCACTGGAGTGGCTCAACGGCGCCCCCTCCCAGGGCCATGGGTGCGCCCAACTTCCTGG atTTGAGTCCGGTGATGTCGCCCAGTGGTTCCAGGAGCTTCCCCTGTGGTCAGTGTGGGCGGTCTTACCGCCACGCCAGCTCCCTCCTCAACCACAAGAACAGTCACAAGACTGGGACCTACTCGTGCAACTCCTGCCAGAAGGAGTTCCCCAACCTGATGTCCCTCAAGAACCACCGTCGGATTCACACAGAGCCCAAACGCTACCAGTGCCCTGACTGTGGCAAGTCCTTCCGTGTGTCCACAGCGCTTGTCTGCCACCGCCGTCTCCACACCAAGGAGAAGCCGTTCTCCTGCCAGCACTGCGATAAGCGCTTCTCGTCCCGGTCCAACCTGAGGCACCACATGAAGGTGCACTGGGGTGGTCTGCCGCTCTCCAGAGGGACGTCGTCCGCCTTCCTCACCGTCCCCTCCAGATCCTTCCAGATATGA